One window from the genome of Bufo bufo chromosome 4, aBufBuf1.1, whole genome shotgun sequence encodes:
- the LOC120999897 gene encoding uncharacterized WD repeat-containing protein alr2800-like — MSRRRLEEAILRSRSLESSGESVDEGSDEEEHGRYGELFVRHRIPLTKDSHSIYSLRFSPSGKQLAVGFGNGALQVVNVERGGLGATLFSGHRTRQAITSLSYHPKNSNLLVGAGADGLISFYDIKSELNVLTLTEEENEIHALDFSMDGSVFATAGKDRHIRLYDSQTNEILNFLMAPDFLTDDELTLTSGHTRRIFALKFHPSERHLFVTGGWDNSIKVWDKRMAKEARRLISGPHICGPGIDIRNQHILSGSWVARNALQLWDLRTSSLIQDVPFPAPVLQGEFLYAARFCTDHVVLAGGSGTCSARAINLKTQEVLGEVSLSSKAVQTVDAAPDGRVVAVGGVGGNLHIAELC; from the exons ATGTCTCGCCGACGCTTGGAGGAAGCCATTCTTAGATCCAGGTCGTTAGAGAGCTCCGGGGAGAGCGTGGATGAGGGATCGGACGAAGAGGAGCACGGGAGATACGGTGAGCTGTTTGTCCGACATCGCATCCCTCTGACCAAGGACTCGCACAGTATCTACAGCCTCCGCTTCTCACCCAGCGGCAAACAGCTGGCGGTTGGTTTCGGGAACGGCGCTCTCCAG GTCGTGAATGTAGAACGTGGCGGCCTCGGCGCGACTCTGTTCTCCGGACATCGCACCAGACAAGCCATCACCTCCCTCAGCTACCACCCAAAAAACAGCAACCTCCTGGTGGGCGCCGGCGCCGACGGCCTCATCTCCTTTTACGACATCAAGTCCGAGTTGAACGTTTTAACGCTCACAG aggaggaaaatgaaATTCACGCTTTGGATTTCAGCATGGACGGCAGCGTGTTCGCCACGGCGGGGAAAGACCGACACATCCGTCTGTACGACAGTCAGACCAATGAG ATCTTGAACTTCTTGATGGCGCCGGACTTCCTAACTGACGACGAGCTGACGCTGACCAGCGGTCACACGCGCAGGATCTTCGCTCTGAAGTTTCACCCCTCTGAACGCCATCTTTTTGTGACGGGTGGCTGGGACAATTCCATAAAG GTCTGGGACAAGCGGATGGCGAAGGAGGCGCGGCGGTTGATCAGCGGTCCTCACATCTGCGGCCCGGGGATTGATATTCGG AACCAGCACATCCTGAGCGGCTCCTGGGTGGCGAGGAACGCTctgcagctctgggacttgcGCACCTCCAGCCTGATACAAGACGTTCCCTTTCCTGCCCCTGTCCTGCAGGGGGAGTTCCTGTACGCCGCGCGGTTCTGCACCGACCACGTGGTCCTGGCCGGAGGCAGCGGGACTTGCAGCGCCCGCGCCATCAACCTCAAGACGCAGGAG gttcTCGGAGAAGTTTCGCTTTCCAGCAAGGCCGTGCAGACGGTAGACGCGGCTCCCGACGGTCGCGTTGTGGCGGTGGGCGGAGTCGGCGGCAATCTTCACATTGCAGAGCTGTGTTGA